Proteins found in one Roseovarius pelagicus genomic segment:
- a CDS encoding M23 family metallopeptidase gives MRDVAWAALAAALIATPGLTSERLELGLPVDCELGKNCHIQQYVDYDPGPGQHDFMCRNLSYDGHKGTDFGLISYVDMHAGVDVIATAPGTVRGIRDDMPDRLYTDDMAEGLQGRACGNGVVIDHGDGWETQYCHMAKGSVTVSAGDQVKRGTPLGQIGLSGRTQFPHLHLSVRKDGAVVDPFDPDGAITCGTPSTDTLWIDPPAYQPGGLLAVGLGVEVPEFEVIRAGHAHSAQLPATAPALVAWGYAFGGEQADIVRIDIIGPEGPVFDHDALLKKPQAQLFRAAGRRLRGTGWPVGRYKVVVELIRDGKVIDRMQGHTDIE, from the coding sequence AACGCCTCGAACTCGGTCTGCCTGTTGATTGCGAACTGGGCAAAAACTGTCATATCCAGCAATACGTAGATTACGATCCCGGTCCGGGGCAGCATGATTTCATGTGCCGCAACCTCAGTTACGATGGTCACAAGGGTACGGATTTCGGCCTGATATCCTATGTCGATATGCATGCAGGCGTCGACGTGATCGCCACAGCGCCGGGCACGGTGCGCGGTATCCGCGATGATATGCCGGACCGTCTTTATACTGACGATATGGCCGAAGGGCTACAGGGGCGCGCCTGCGGCAACGGCGTCGTTATCGACCACGGCGATGGTTGGGAAACCCAATATTGCCACATGGCCAAAGGATCGGTAACTGTCAGCGCCGGTGATCAGGTCAAACGCGGCACGCCGCTTGGCCAGATCGGCCTGTCCGGGCGCACCCAGTTTCCACATCTGCATCTCAGCGTCCGCAAGGATGGCGCAGTGGTGGATCCCTTTGATCCGGACGGCGCGATCACCTGTGGCACCCCCTCGACCGATACACTCTGGATCGACCCGCCAGCCTATCAGCCCGGTGGCCTGCTTGCTGTTGGTCTGGGCGTTGAAGTCCCCGAGTTTGAGGTTATCCGCGCAGGTCATGCCCATAGCGCGCAACTGCCCGCAACTGCCCCCGCACTGGTCGCGTGGGGTTATGCCTTTGGCGGGGAACAGGCGGACATCGTCCGTATCGACATCATCGGCCCCGAAGGGCCTGTGTTCGATCACGACGCGTTGCTGAAAAAGCCGCAGGCGCAACTGTTTCGTGCCGCGGGTCGCAGGCTGCGCGGCACCGGATGGCCCGTCGGACGTTACAAGGTGGTGGTTGAACTGATCCGAGATGGAAAGGTTATCGACCGTATGCAGGGTCATACGGATATCGAATGA